In the Sandaracinus amylolyticus genome, TCCTCGTCGACGCGTCGAAGGCCTCGAAGGTCCCGGTCCGCGTCCAGCGCACCGGCTCGATGATCACGCCGTTCTTCTGCGAAGGAGAGGTGCGCTCGTGGGCCGACGCGGCGCGCTGCGACACCGCGGCGTTCGGTCGATGGCACCACGCGATGCTGGACTCGGGCGTCATGTGGCCCCCTGCTCAGTTCGAGGCCGGCTTCGTGAGCATCGCCCACGACCAGGCCACCCTGCAGCACACCGCCGCGGCCGCTCGGGCTGCGTTCGCCGCGGTGTAACCATCGGTTATCGCTGAGCAAAATGGCCAAGCGGGCGCGCGCCTGGCCATCCTTGCACCCCCCAAAACGCCATGCTACATGGCGCGCGCCGTCGGGCCTGAGGGAGTTTGTTGGGACCCGAGCAGCGCAAGCAGCTGAAGACGGCGGGCCGTGTCGGCTCCGTCGGGCTCGAGCTCGTGATCGCCACGATGCTCGGGTACTTCGGAGGCACCTGGCTCGACGGAAAGTTCGGAACCAGCCCCATTCTCACCTACGTCGGATTGGCCCTCGGCATCTTCGCCGGCTTCAAGGGCCTCTACGACCTCGCGAAGAGAACCAACCTCGACGAGCTCTGACGCTCGCATACCCCTGAGCACATCTTGGAACACCGCATCGTCGACACGATCACGCGCTGGGTGGGAGCGAGCACGCTTCCTCTCGTCGTGATCGCGTTCGTGGGCGGCGGCTTCGAGCGTGGCCTCGGCGCCATCGCGGGCGCGTCGCTCGCGGTGCTCAACTGGCTGGTGATCCGCTGGGTCGTGATGGCGATCGTGCGTCGTGGTGAGCGCGGCTTCGGCCTCACCGCGGTGCTCGTCGCGAAGATCGGCTTCGTCCTCGCGGGCGCGGCGATCCTGCTCCGCATCTTCGACGCCACGGGGTTGATCCTCGGCGTCAGTGCGCTCGTCACCGGCTTGTTCGGTGGGGCGCTGCATCTCCACTTCAACGGCTCGCTGAACGCGCAGGACGAAGGCGTCCTCGGCGTCGGCGAGAGGGACTGAGCGAGCGATGCCGCACGGCGAGTCGTGGTTCACGCTGGCGTTCCGAGGGACGACGCTCTGGGACAACGTCGTCAACCTCGTCATGGTCATCAACAACCTGATGACCGGCGAGAGTGACTCGATCCTCGCGAACGAGACCGGTCACGTCGGTCACGTGTTCGGCGCGCTGTTCATCCTCCTCCTCATCGCGGTGATCGCGTTCCTCGCGAGCACGAAGGTGAAGGACACCAAGAGCGCGATCGTCCCCGAGGATCGCCTCACGGTCCGCACGTTCGTCGAGCTCTTCGTGGGCGCGGCCTACTCGATGATGTCGGACATCATGGGGCCGAAGCCGGCGCGCTACTTCCTGCCGCTGATCGGCACCTGCGCGTTCTTCATCCTCTTCTCGAACGTGCTCGGTCTCGTCCCCGGCTTCACGCCGCCGACGGACAACCTGAACACGACGCTCGCGATGGCGCTCGTCATCTTCCTCGCGACGCACGTCTACGGCATCAAGGAGAACGGCTTCAACCACGTGAAGCACCTCTTCGGGCCGATCGTCGCGTGGTACGCGCTGCCGCTGATGCTCCTGATGTTCTGCATCGAGGTCATCAGCCACATCGCGCGCCCCATCTCGCTCTCGATTCGTCTGATGGCGAACATGGTCGCCGACCACCTCGTCGTCGGCGCGTTCCTCACCGTGTTCGCGTTCCTCGTTCCCGTGCCCGTCATGGTGCTCGGAACGCTCGTCTGCATCGTGCAGACGCTGGTGTTCTGCATCCTCTCGACGGTCTACATCGGCCTCGCGATCCAGCACGACGAAGGCCACCACTGAAAGAGCTCGGCCGCTCTCCCGAGCGGCTCGTTCGGAGAGAAGCAAGGCAACCCGTTTTCCGGTCGGCTAGCCGCGGCTGTGCAGCCTCGTTCATCGAGGCACGGTGCCCGCCGGGGTTCGCAGGAGGCACGTTCGTCATGAAGAAGAATCTGCTCGGTCTCACCACGTTCCTGTCCATCCTCGCGATCACCTCGACGGCGTTCGCTCAGGACGCGGGGACCAACCAGTACGACGTCCAGATGTGGAAGGCGATCGCGGCCGGCTTCGCGATCTCGATCGCGGCGCTCGGCGGCGCGCTCGGCCAGGGCCGCGCGGCGGCGGCGGCGCTCGAGGGCATCGCGCGCAACCCGAACGCGTCGGGCAAGCTGTTCGTCCCGATGATCCTCGGCCTCGCCCTCATCGAGTCGCTCGTGATCTACGCCCTCCTCATCGCGGGCGGCTTCATCGGGCCGCTCGGCGGGTGATCCTCGAGCGCCGGTGACGGCGCCCGAGCTCGCACACGAGGCTCGAACGACGGGCCGGCGCTCTTCGGGGCGTCGGCTCGTCGTGCTTCCGTCGCGCCATCGTCCGCGCAGCGTGGATGCGCGCGCAACGTTTGACGTCGCGACGTGCATCTCGATATATTCGCGAGCGTTTCGGAGCTCGGGGGGGCGCCGAGCGCGAGCCGCCCCTGCATGCCCGAACAACGTCGCCAGCGTCGCTACGACCTCCGTCGCCGTCTATGGTGCGAGGGGGACCGCTATACCGTCGCGCTCCAGACGGTGAACGCGAGCGAGGGAGGCGTGCAGCTGCGGACGTCGATCCCGCCGCCCCCGGGGACGAAGCTGCGCATCTCGCTCGACGAGCCGGGGCGCGGGCGGGTGGTGATCGACGCCGAGGTCGTGTGGGCCCAGGCGGGTCGCGGTCGCGGCGCGATGGGCCTGCGTTTCGTGCAGTTCTGCGAGGGCCGGGACGTGTGGACCGGGCTGCTCCACGAGCTCGACGGCGCGCCGAAGACGGCCGAGTAGCTGGCCGAGGCGCGAGCAGCGCCACATACTCGGACTCGCATGGACGCCCGCGACGAGACCGAAGACCTGCTCGAGCGTGCGAAGGCCGGCGACGATGCGCCCGCGGCGGTGTCTCCGCGCGGCGACGTCGGTGGCGAGACGCGCTCCCCCGCTTGGGTTCGCATCGTGGCGCTCGCCGCGGTGTTCGCAGTGGGAGCCGGGGCGGTCGGTTGGCTGCTGAGCGGCGAGGACACGTTCGTGTACTCGGAGACGATCGAAGAGGTCGTGGCCGAGCCGAGCGAGCACCTGGGTCGCACGCTGCGCGTCGAGGGCGCGCTGACGAACGGCTCGGTGCAGTTCCGCGAGGAGCCCTGCGAGTGGCGCTTCGTGCTCGAGAGCGGTGAGCGCCGGATGCCGGTCGAGTTCCCGCAGTGCGTCGTGCCGGACACCTTCCGCGACGGCATGGGGATCTCGGTGACGGTCGAGGGGCGCCTCCGCGAGGACGGCTCGTTCCTCGCGAGCCAGGTGATCCCGAAGTGCCCGTCGCGCTACGAGATGGACCAGCGGCAGCAGGCCGGCGAGGCGATGCCGCACGCGGCGCCGCCGGAGACGTCGTCGGTCGGAATGCCGCGGCCGCCCTCGTGAGCGATCTGCTCGAGACGCTCGCGTCGCGGATGACGTTGGGCGATCTGCTCGAGGCCGTGCGTCGTCTCTGCGGCGGATACGACCTCGTGCAGCACCACACGCAGGGCGAGTTCCACCACGACGTGGTGCTGCGCGTCCACGACGCGCGTGCGCTGCCGGGCGCGTTCCTGATCGTCTCGACGAACTGCAACGGCGGCGTGAAGGAAGTGCTCTGCACCGCGGACGCGCCGGAGATCGCGGGCGTGTGGCGGTGGCGCTGCCCCGAGAACGACGAGTTCCGGGGCGCGGTGCCGACGATCCTCGGCGTCGCGCGCACGCTGCACTGGTTCGATCCCTGCGAGCTGCTCACCGCGGACGCCCGCAGCGAGCTGCGCCCCGAGCACCGCGAGCGCCAGCCCGGCGGCGGCTGGCGGATGTGCGGCAAGACCTCGCGCAGCTGAGCGCCCGCGCATTGACGACGCGGGATCCCCGCGCGTAGAACACGCGCCCGATGCAGCCGGGCGAGACCGTCATGGACGCGGAGTCGATCGCGCGGACGGTGCGTCGGCTCGCGCACGAGATCGTCGAGCATGCCGGTGGGACCGAGCGGCTCGCGCTGGTCGGCGTGCGGCGAGGCGGCGTGCCGATCGCGGAGCGCCTCGCGCGTGCGATCGAAGAGGCCGAGAAGCAGGTGGTGCCGGTGGGCAGCGTCGAGATCGCGCTCTATCGCGACGACGCGGCGACCGCGCTGCCCGATCCGAAGATCGGTCCGAGCCGGATCGACTTCGACGTGACCGGGCGCGAGGTCGTGCTGGTCGACGACGTGATGCAGACCGGCCGCACGATCCGCGCGGCGATCGACTGTCTGCTCGACTACGGCAGGCCGCGCCGGGTGTGGCTCGCGGTGCTGCTCGATCGTGGTGGGCGCGAGCTTCCGATCGCGCCCGACTTCGTGGGCCGCGTGGTCCAGGTGCCCGGTGGTGCGCGGCTCGAGGTGAAGCTCGACGACGTCGGGTTCGAGCGTGCGATCTGCGTGAGGAGCGCGACGACGTGACGAGGCCGTTCAGGCACACGCATCTGCTCGGGATCGAGGGGCTCGAGGCGAGCGACGTCGCGCAGATCCTCGACGCCGCCGAGGTGTTCTACGAGGTCTCGCGACGTCCGGTGCGCAAGGTGCCGACGCTGCGCGGCAAGAGCGTGATCAACCTCTTCTTCGAGGCGAGCACGCGGACGCGCACCAGCTTCGAGCTCGCGGGGAAGCGGCTCAGCGCGGACGTCGTGAACATCTCGACGTCGACGTCGAGCGTCACGAAGGGCGAGACGCTGCTCGACACGGTGCAGACGCTGCAGGCGATGCACCCCGACGTCGTCGTGATCCGGCACTCCGCGTCGGGCGCGCCGCACTACGTGAGCGAGCGCGTGGGGTGCAGCATCGTCAACGCGGGCGACGGCGCGCACGAGCACCCGACGCAGGCGCTGCTCGACGCGTTCACGATCCGCCGCGCGAAGGGCACGCTCTCGAAGCTCGTGGTGACGATCTGCGGCGACGTCGCGCACTCGCGCGTCGCGCGCAGCAACGCGATCCTGCTGCGGCTCTTCGGGACCGAGGTGCGCGTGGTCGGACCGCGCACGCTGATGCCCAGCGAGGTCGAATCGTTGGGGGTCAAAGTATTCGATCGGCTCGAGCCCGCGCTCGAAGGCGCCGACGTCGTGATGGTGCTGCGCATCCAGCGCGAGCGGCTCGAGGGCGCGCTCCTGCCGAGCATGCGCGAGTACAGCCGCACGTTCGGCATCTCGCCGCGCACGCTGGGCTACGCGAAGCCCGACGCGATCATCATGCACCCCGGGCCGATGAACCGCGGCGTGGAGATCGCGCCCGAGGTCGCGGATCACGCGCGCAGCGCGATCCTCGATCAGGTCGAGGCGGGCGTCGCGGTGCGCATGGCGGTGCTCTACCTGCTCGCGGGTGAAGCGGGCGCCGGGCCGGGCACGCAGGGGTGACGCGCACCGGGCTGGAGCGCGTCGCGCGCGGAGAGGTGACGTCGCTGCGCGGGCGGCGCGTCGGGCTCGTCGCGCATCCGGCGAGCGTGACCTCGTCCTTCGAGCACGCGTCGAGCGTGCTGGCGCGGGCGGGCGCGCAGATCGTCGCGTACTTCGGGCCCGAGCACGGCTTCGGCGGCGAGGCGCAGGACATGATCGGCGTGGGCGATGCGCGCGCCCCCGATGGTGCGCCGATCCACACGCTCTACGGCGACAGCTTCGCGTCGCTCTCGCCGACGCCCGCGCAGCTCGCGGACATCGACGCGCTCGTGATCGATCTGCAGGACGTCGGCAGTCGCTACTACACCTTCGTGTGGACCGCGGCGCTGTGCCTCGAGGCGGCGAGCGCGCTCGGGATCACCACCGTGATCCTCGATCGGCCGAACCGGCTCGGCGGCGTGGTGATGGAGGGCGCGCCGCAGCGCGACGGATATCGCTCGTTCGTGGGGCTGCACGACGTGCCGGTGCGGCACGCGATGACGATCGGCGAGATCGTCACGATGGTCGCGACGTCGCGCGGGATCGCGCGCGAGGCGCTCGAGATCGTGACGATGGAGGGCTGGGACGCGACGCGCGGGTGGGACCTGCCGTGGGTGCTGCCCTCGCCGAACATGCCGACGCTCGACACCGCGCGCGTGTATCCCGGTGGCTGTCTGATCGAGGGCACCAACTTGAGCGAGGGGCGCGGGACCACGCGGCCCTTCGAGATCTTCGGCGCGCCCTTCGTCGACGGACGCGCGCTGGCGCGCGACGTGGTGATCGAGGGCGCGACGCTGCGGCCGCTGACGTTCTCGCCGACGTTCCACAAGCACGCGAAGACGGTGTGCGGCGGCGTGCAGGTGCACGTGATCGACGAGGCGCGCTTCGCGCCGTACGCGGCGTACGTGCGGATGCTCGCAGCGATCGCGCGCGCCCATCGCGCCGACTTCGCGTGGCGCACCGAGCGCTACGAGTTCGTCGATCACGTCCCCGCGATCGATCTGCTGTGCGGTGGGCCCGAGGTGCGCGAGGCGATCGACGCGGGCGCGGACGTGGACGCGATCCTCGACGCGGAGCGCGATGCGGTGGCGCGCTTCGGCGAGGAGCGCCGCGCGTGGCTGCTGTACCCGAGGTGAGCAAGCCCGCGCGCGTGCAGGGCATCGACGTCGCTCGTGGGCTCGCGTCGATGCTCATGGTGCAGGGGCACGCGTTCGACGCGTGGGCGTCGCCCGAGGCGCGCGAGACGACGTGGTACACGATCGAGCGCGTCTTCCTGCAGACGCTCGCGCTGCCCGCGTTCCTCGTGCTCGCGGGCGCGTCGCTCTCGCTGAGGGTCGAGGCCGCGGCGCGCAAGGGCGAGCGCGCCGACGACGTGCGACGCGCGGTGATGTCGCGCGCGCTGCAGATCGTCGCGGTGGGCTACGCGCTCAACGCGTTCTCCGCGATCGTCGACGGCTCGGAAGGGATCGTCACGTGGCTGCGCGCCGACGTGCTCCACGTCATCGGGCTCTCGCTCGCGTCGCTCGCGCTGGCGATCCGCGGTGAGCGCGTTCGCGCGGAGGTGGTGACGCGGGTTGCGATCGGGATCGCGATCGTGCCGATCGTGATCTGCCCCTGGGTGACGCGGTGGTCACGCACCGTGGAAGGGCCGATCGGCTGGGTGCTCGGGCTCTTCGCCGACGTGCCGGGGATCACGCGGATGCCGTGGATCCCGCTCGCGTCGTGGGCGGCGATCGGGTTCCTGGTCGCGCGGCTCATGATCGCGCGCAACCGCGAGGCACGCAGCGCAGCGGGCGCGCCGACGTCGTTCGTGATCGCGATGGGCGCGATCGCAGGCGTGGTCGTCGTCGTGGGCACGTGGGCGCAGCGCGCGATCGTCGATGCGCTCGGTGGGCCGCTCGATCGTGCGCACGTCGCGGTGATCGCGAACGCGGTGCAGCTCGTCGCGCGCGGTGTGCTCGTGCTCGCGATCGGTGCGCTGATCGCGCCGCGCTTGCCGGAGCGTGTGCGGTGGCTTTTCGTGGTGATGGGGCAGGGCTCGCTGTGGGCGTACGCCTTCCATGTGCCGCTCTGCTACGGGCGCTTCGCCGAGGTCACGGGCTTGCGCGAAGGGCTCTCGCTCGGTGCGTGCGCGCTCGCGGCGACGCTCTTGGTGGTCGCGAGCTGGGGCGCCGCCGCGCTCAAGCGCGTGAAGGATCGGCGGTGGGCGAATTCGTGAATGGTCGCCCGATGTTGCGCATGTCGCACCGACGCGTGCGCCGTGCTCGCGGTACCACGAGTTCCTTGTGATCGACCCCCGCCTCGTGCGTGATCGGACTCCATGTGCCGATCGGTCGAGGGTCGTCGATGAGCAAGGTGAAGATCATGATCGTGGACGACAGTCCGCTGATCATCGACGTGGTGGGAACGGTCCTTCGCGGGGCCGGGTACGAGGTGGTCACGCGATCGGTCGCGGTGGGCGCGAGCGCCGCGATCCTACGAGAGCGACCGGCGTTGGTCCTGATCGACGTCTCGATGCCGCTCGTGACGGGCACCGAGATATCGCAGTCACTCCGCGGTAGTCGCTCGTCACACGAGAGCGTGATCGTGTTGCACTCGGACCGCCCGGCCGAGCAGCTCGACGCGCTGGTGAAGGAGTGCGGCGCCGACGGGTATGTCCGCAAGACCGGCAACCCGCGCGAGCTCCTCGCGGAGGTGTCGCGCTGGCTCGCGTACGGCGCGCGCAAAGCGCGGGGCCGCGGGGCGGGTGTGTTCGTCGCGGCGAGCATCGCGACCCAGGCGCTGGTGCGCGAGGTGATCGGCACGCGGGCGACGGTGCAGGCGACCGACTCCGGCACCGAGGCGCTGCGCGTGCTCTACGCGCGTGATGCGCTGCGCAGCGTCGTGATCGGGAGCGCGCTCCGCGATCTCAGCGCGTCGACGTTGTGGCGCAAGGCGCTCGAGGTCGATCCGCGGCTGCGCGGGCGCATGGTCGTGATCGACGAGGGCGGGCGCGACGAGCGCGTGTGGCCCGCCGACGTGGTGTGGTGGACGCGCGCGGATCGTCCGGATCGGCTGCTCGAGGCGCTCGCCCTCGAGGGCGCCGAGGGCTGACGCGTGGCGCAGCAGGTGGTGCGCTTCCGAGTGGCGTCCGCGCAGCTCGCGATCGCGGCGGAGCACGTCGACGAGATCGTGCCCTGCGAGACGCCGACGATCGTGCCCGGCGTGCCGGCGCACGTCGCGGGGATCGTCGCGGTGCGCGGGGACGCAGTGCCGCTGCTCGATCTGCGGATCTTCCTCGGGCTCGGCGACGCGGTGAGGTCCGAGGATCGCGAGCCGCGCGTGCTCGTGGTGCGCGCCGCGGGATATCGCGTCGGGCTGATCTGCGATCTCGTCGTGGGCATCCGCGCGATCGGCGACGAGCGCTTCGGACCGCCCGCGAGCGTGCAGCCTCCGGAGCTGCGCGAGCACGCGCGGGCGCAGCTCGATCTGGGCGACTCGATCGCGGTGGTGCTCGACCTCGAGCGGATGCTGGAGGCGGCGCGTGCGTGAGCTCGCGATGTCGGTCGTGGTGGTGCCGCTCGCGGCGGTGCGGCTCGTCGTCGACGCGCGGCGCGTGAGCGCGATCGAGGACGCGTCGTCCGCCGAGGGCACGACCCACGATCTCGCGGAGATGATGGGCATCGCGCTGAGTGAGCAGAGCGTGGGCGAGCTGGGGCGGCGCGCGCTGCAGGTCGACGGAGGAGCGTGGCTCGTCGCGGCGGAGCGGGTGATCGTGCGATCGCTGCGCGTCGAGGCGTTCCATCCGCTGCCGAGCTGGCTGGGATCGCTGCACGAGCGCCTCGGCATCACATCGCTGGTCGCGCTCGAGGACGGGTTCGGGTTCGAGCTCGACGTCGATCGTGTCGCGGGAGGGAGCGCGTGAGCTCGTTCCAGGCGCGCTTCCGCGTGCTGGCGCGCGAGCGCCTCGTCGTGATCCGCGCGCACCTCACGGCGCTGGGGCGCGGCGGTGAGGACGTCGGTGAGCGCGGCGCCGAGCTGCGCCGCGAGGTCCACACCATGAAGGGCGAGGCGCGCATCGTCGGCGAGGACGAGATCGCGAGCGCGCTCCACGAGCTCGAGGAGGAGCTCGCACACGCGGGCGAGGGCATGCTCGCGCCCGAGCGCGTCGCGTCGTTGCTCGCGCGCATCGATGCGATCGAGCTCGCAATCGATCGGAACGAGACGCCACGCGAGAGCGCGCCACCGGGCGGCGACGATTGGGTCGAGCGGCTCGCGCGGAGCGCGGGCGGTGCGCTGCTGCGCGTCGACGTCGGCGCGGTCTCGCGGATCGCGCGCACGGTGGGAGAGCTGCGCATCGGAGAGACCGATCTGCAGCGCGCGATCGAGGGGCTCTCAGAGATCGCCGACGCAATCCGAGTGCGCGGTGACGATGCGACGGATCGCGCGCGGGCGGCGGCCGATCTGCGTCGGCTCGTCGTCGGGATGCGACAGCTCGCGTT is a window encoding:
- a CDS encoding AtpZ/AtpI family protein, translated to MLGPEQRKQLKTAGRVGSVGLELVIATMLGYFGGTWLDGKFGTSPILTYVGLALGIFAGFKGLYDLAKRTNLDEL
- the atpB gene encoding F0F1 ATP synthase subunit A; its protein translation is MPHGESWFTLAFRGTTLWDNVVNLVMVINNLMTGESDSILANETGHVGHVFGALFILLLIAVIAFLASTKVKDTKSAIVPEDRLTVRTFVELFVGAAYSMMSDIMGPKPARYFLPLIGTCAFFILFSNVLGLVPGFTPPTDNLNTTLAMALVIFLATHVYGIKENGFNHVKHLFGPIVAWYALPLMLLMFCIEVISHIARPISLSIRLMANMVADHLVVGAFLTVFAFLVPVPVMVLGTLVCIVQTLVFCILSTVYIGLAIQHDEGHH
- a CDS encoding ATP synthase F0 subunit C encodes the protein MKKNLLGLTTFLSILAITSTAFAQDAGTNQYDVQMWKAIAAGFAISIAALGGALGQGRAAAAALEGIARNPNASGKLFVPMILGLALIESLVIYALLIAGGFIGPLGG
- a CDS encoding PilZ domain-containing protein, which translates into the protein MPEQRRQRRYDLRRRLWCEGDRYTVALQTVNASEGGVQLRTSIPPPPGTKLRISLDEPGRGRVVIDAEVVWAQAGRGRGAMGLRFVQFCEGRDVWTGLLHELDGAPKTAE
- a CDS encoding cytochrome c maturation protein CcmE, with amino-acid sequence MDARDETEDLLERAKAGDDAPAAVSPRGDVGGETRSPAWVRIVALAAVFAVGAGAVGWLLSGEDTFVYSETIEEVVAEPSEHLGRTLRVEGALTNGSVQFREEPCEWRFVLESGERRMPVEFPQCVVPDTFRDGMGISVTVEGRLREDGSFLASQVIPKCPSRYEMDQRQQAGEAMPHAAPPETSSVGMPRPPS
- the pyrR gene encoding bifunctional pyr operon transcriptional regulator/uracil phosphoribosyltransferase PyrR, which codes for MQPGETVMDAESIARTVRRLAHEIVEHAGGTERLALVGVRRGGVPIAERLARAIEEAEKQVVPVGSVEIALYRDDAATALPDPKIGPSRIDFDVTGREVVLVDDVMQTGRTIRAAIDCLLDYGRPRRVWLAVLLDRGGRELPIAPDFVGRVVQVPGGARLEVKLDDVGFERAICVRSATT
- a CDS encoding aspartate carbamoyltransferase catalytic subunit codes for the protein MTRPFRHTHLLGIEGLEASDVAQILDAAEVFYEVSRRPVRKVPTLRGKSVINLFFEASTRTRTSFELAGKRLSADVVNISTSTSSVTKGETLLDTVQTLQAMHPDVVVIRHSASGAPHYVSERVGCSIVNAGDGAHEHPTQALLDAFTIRRAKGTLSKLVVTICGDVAHSRVARSNAILLRLFGTEVRVVGPRTLMPSEVESLGVKVFDRLEPALEGADVVMVLRIQRERLEGALLPSMREYSRTFGISPRTLGYAKPDAIIMHPGPMNRGVEIAPEVADHARSAILDQVEAGVAVRMAVLYLLAGEAGAGPGTQG
- a CDS encoding exo-beta-N-acetylmuramidase NamZ domain-containing protein — protein: MTRTGLERVARGEVTSLRGRRVGLVAHPASVTSSFEHASSVLARAGAQIVAYFGPEHGFGGEAQDMIGVGDARAPDGAPIHTLYGDSFASLSPTPAQLADIDALVIDLQDVGSRYYTFVWTAALCLEAASALGITTVILDRPNRLGGVVMEGAPQRDGYRSFVGLHDVPVRHAMTIGEIVTMVATSRGIAREALEIVTMEGWDATRGWDLPWVLPSPNMPTLDTARVYPGGCLIEGTNLSEGRGTTRPFEIFGAPFVDGRALARDVVIEGATLRPLTFSPTFHKHAKTVCGGVQVHVIDEARFAPYAAYVRMLAAIARAHRADFAWRTERYEFVDHVPAIDLLCGGPEVREAIDAGADVDAILDAERDAVARFGEERRAWLLYPR
- a CDS encoding heparan-alpha-glucosaminide N-acetyltransferase domain-containing protein, with amino-acid sequence MAAVPEVSKPARVQGIDVARGLASMLMVQGHAFDAWASPEARETTWYTIERVFLQTLALPAFLVLAGASLSLRVEAAARKGERADDVRRAVMSRALQIVAVGYALNAFSAIVDGSEGIVTWLRADVLHVIGLSLASLALAIRGERVRAEVVTRVAIGIAIVPIVICPWVTRWSRTVEGPIGWVLGLFADVPGITRMPWIPLASWAAIGFLVARLMIARNREARSAAGAPTSFVIAMGAIAGVVVVVGTWAQRAIVDALGGPLDRAHVAVIANAVQLVARGVLVLAIGALIAPRLPERVRWLFVVMGQGSLWAYAFHVPLCYGRFAEVTGLREGLSLGACALAATLLVVASWGAAALKRVKDRRWANS
- a CDS encoding response regulator; translation: MSKVKIMIVDDSPLIIDVVGTVLRGAGYEVVTRSVAVGASAAILRERPALVLIDVSMPLVTGTEISQSLRGSRSSHESVIVLHSDRPAEQLDALVKECGADGYVRKTGNPRELLAEVSRWLAYGARKARGRGAGVFVAASIATQALVREVIGTRATVQATDSGTEALRVLYARDALRSVVIGSALRDLSASTLWRKALEVDPRLRGRMVVIDEGGRDERVWPADVVWWTRADRPDRLLEALALEGAEG
- a CDS encoding chemotaxis protein CheW → MAQQVVRFRVASAQLAIAAEHVDEIVPCETPTIVPGVPAHVAGIVAVRGDAVPLLDLRIFLGLGDAVRSEDREPRVLVVRAAGYRVGLICDLVVGIRAIGDERFGPPASVQPPELREHARAQLDLGDSIAVVLDLERMLEAARA